The DNA region CTCACCGACGTCGCTTGAGTCGGCTCGACATGGCCCGTTCCGCCTCGCGTTTGGCGTCCCGCGCCTTGATCGCCTCGCGTTTGTCCCATTCCCTCTTTCCGGTGGCAACGGCGATCTCAACCTTCGCGTACCCGTCCTTGAAGTACAGCTCCAACGGGACGATCGTCTTGCCCGGGGAATCCATCTCACGAGAGATCTTGGCAATCTCGCGTTTGTTGAGCAGCAATTTGCGTTTGCGCATGACGTCGTGATTGCGCCAGGTACCAAACGCATATTCGGGGATGTGCAGGTTGTAGAGCCACACCTCACCATGCTCGTCCACCTGGGCAAAGGCATCCGCCAGGGAGGCCTTGCCTGCTCGCAGTGACTTCACCTCGGT from Cutibacterium granulosum includes:
- the smpB gene encoding SsrA-binding protein SmpB: MPRERGLTVVARNKKARHDYTIGDTWEAGLVLQGTEVKSLRAGKASLADAFAQVDEHGEVWLYNLHIPEYAFGTWRNHDVMRKRKLLLNKREIAKISREMDSPGKTIVPLELYFKDGYAKVEIAVATGKREWDKREAIKARDAKREAERAMSSRLKRRR